The genomic segment TGTCCACTTGCTGTCATGGGAGATTATCAAATTTTCCGGGCAATCCACGGATACAGCAATTTCTTTTTTCTCTGCGGCATATACAATACTGCTCATGGCTTGTGCAAGCGTATGGAATAAGCTGCTGTCTTTCTTTTCTAATCGTATTGCTCCGGTTTCCAACCGGGACGTTTTAACCAGTGCTTGGAACAGAAAATCCAGTTTATCAGTCTGACTACGTATGCCTTGTAAAAAGTCCATCCGTTCTTCTTCTGAAACAGGCTTTGTTAAAAGTGTGTCCGTTACCATTTGCAAATTGCTGACAGGCGTTTTAACTTGATGTGAAATATCAGAAATCAGCATTTGAAGCTCCTGTCGTTCCATGTCTACCTTGTGCCGGTTTTTCTGCATAATCTCATACAACCGAATTAAGCGGTGGTTGATACGGGCAAAAAGAGTTTCACTATCATTTGACTTTTGTAATTCCTCGTTTCCATCAATCATGTTGTCCAGCGTCCGGCACAAATTAGAAGTAAAATGAGAAAGGCGTTTTCCAAAAATCAGCACCAATAGCCAAATCCAGAAAAACGCACAGAGTGTCAATGTTCCACCCACTATAAAAATTCGTATATCCTGCATTATACCGCCGAAAATACCGGTAATTACCAGCATAGAGAAAACCATGCCAGCACTAACCAGTCTACAAATTTTCTTAGCAGAAAGGTTATTCAGATTCATTTCTTTTCGCCTCCTGTCCATTGATACCCCATACCATAAACCGTTTTGATATATGTGTCGCCATCCGCTTCAATCTTACTGCGAATACGGCTGATAGAAGTAGTAAGGGTATGTTCATCTACATATTTTTCATCAACATCCCACAGTTTTTCTAAAAATTGTTGGCGAGTAAGTACCTGCTTCGGATTTTTAAGAAATAGGTTCAACATTTTATATTCCATCGCAGAAAGTGCTAATGGTTTCCCGTTCAAACTTGCAAATTGTTCCGAAAAATCCAGAAACAAGCTACCATCCTCGTAAATATCCTTAGCTGGTTTGTGATGCTCCAACATAGCGAACATGGCTTTGATTTTTCGCTGCAAAGCACTAATCGAAAAAGGTTTCGTGATATAATCCACTGCACCAGCTTCATATCCCCGTATCTGATTGCTTTCCTGATCGTTGGCAGTTAGAAATATAACTACTGTATCAGGATGCTCTGGCTTGATAAGACGGCATAGGTCATAACCATTTCCGTCTGGTAAATTTATATCC from the Blautia wexlerae DSM 19850 genome contains:
- a CDS encoding sensor histidine kinase gives rise to the protein MNLNNLSAKKICRLVSAGMVFSMLVITGIFGGIMQDIRIFIVGGTLTLCAFFWIWLLVLIFGKRLSHFTSNLCRTLDNMIDGNEELQKSNDSETLFARINHRLIRLYEIMQKNRHKVDMERQELQMLISDISHQVKTPVSNLQMVTDTLLTKPVSEEERMDFLQGIRSQTDKLDFLFQALVKTSRLETGAIRLEKKDSSLFHTLAQAMSSIVYAAEKKEIAVSVDCPENLIISHDSKWTSEALFNLLDNAVKYTPSGGKISVSVVQWEMYVEVKVTDTGKGISESNQAAIFRRFYREEEVHDQQGVGIGLYLAREIVTRQGGYIKVVSELRQGSEFSIMLPVR
- a CDS encoding response regulator transcription factor, which produces MKHILIVEDDNLLNKTLTYNLELDGYTITSVLNARTAAESLKTNIFDLVLLDINLPDGNGYDLCRLIKPEHPDTVVIFLTANDQESNQIRGYEAGAVDYITKPFSISALQRKIKAMFAMLEHHKPAKDIYEDGSLFLDFSEQFASLNGKPLALSAMEYKMLNLFLKNPKQVLTRQQFLEKLWDVDEKYVDEHTLTTSISRIRSKIEADGDTYIKTVYGMGYQWTGGEKK